Proteins from one Nicotiana tabacum cultivar K326 chromosome 23, ASM71507v2, whole genome shotgun sequence genomic window:
- the LOC107808735 gene encoding protein INAPERTURATE POLLEN1 codes for MFKSIALFGFKKSSKPFKDYYSKWFKTLKNVHLPQLRHAMSSSSTAGPIFLASHVEVMHRHFLNYYEALDLAAANDVAQVLFPDWRNSFEKPFLWLGDLHPYLFINLLRSFLGDDSESEFDPEIFDKQQNWHVVMAWKSRSKKLTTRVDQIECGLRLMVPALVARARDAQAAFVEKVAGEWGRFEGKKEEMKGVVVEAAAAEMEELVGVFVDANRLRRSVLSDILSVTDVYQAAVFLEGLAQFLVGLRNRELVRQFEKCSLEL; via the exons ATGTTCAAATCCATAG CTCTTTTTGGGTTCAAGAAATCGTCAAAACCATTCAAAGATTATTACAGTAAATGGTTCAAGACGCTCAAGAACGTTCACCTCCCTCAGCTCCGTCACGCCATGTCATCATCCTCCACGGCGGGGCCCATTTTCTTAGCTTCCCACGTCGAGGTCATGCACCGTCACTTCCTTAATTACTACGAAGCCCTCGACCTCGCCGCCGCAAACGACGTCGCTCAGGTTCTTTTTCCCGACTGGCGAAATTCCTTTGAAAAACCCTTCCTCTGGCTCGGTGACCTTCACCCTTATCTCTTCATAAATCTCCTCCGTTCATTTCTTGGTGATGACTCGGAATCCGAATTCGACCCGGAAATATTCGACAAACAACAGAATTGGCACGTGGTGATGGCATGGAAAAGCCGCTCGAAGAAATTAACGACAAGGGTCGATCAGATTGAGTGTGGTTTAAGGCTTATGGTACCTGCATTGGTGGCGCGTGCACGAGACGCGCAGGCGGCGTTTGTGGAGAAAGTGGCGGGTGAATGGGGGAGGTTTGAAGGGAAAAAAGAGGAGATGAAAGGGGTTGTGGTGGAAGCTGCGGCGGCGGAAATGGAGGAGTTGGTGGGTGTTTTTGTGGATGCGAATAGGCTGCGGAGGAGCGTGCTTTCCGACATACTGAGCGTGACGGATGTTTATCAGGCGGCGGTTTTTCTTGAAGGGTTagctcaattccttgttgggttaCGGAATCGTGAATTGGTCCGTCAATTTGAGAAGTGTTCTTTGGAATTATAG